The following DNA comes from Azospirillum sp. TSA2s.
CGGTCGCCGGTGCCGTTCAGCCCGACCACTAGGCCATAGCCGACCAGCTGGTTGCGGCGGACTCCGTCGAAGGTGACCAGATCCTTCACCCGCGTCTGCGCCGCCGCCGGGACGGGTGCCACCGACAGCATGCCGAGCACCAGCAGCAGCCCGCCGACCAGCGCCACGGCACGGCTGAAAACAGCACGGCGGAAAGCGGGCCGGAGCCGGCGCGGAACGGGGAGCTGGATGCCGGGGCTCATGGTGATGCGGCCTAGAGGTAGTTGGTCAGGTGCAGCTTGGCGATGCGCGCGGTGGCGCTGGAGGTGGCGTCGATCTGCGCCTCCAGCTGGGTGATCCGCGTGCTGGCCTCGTAGGGGTCGACGCCTTCCAGATTGTCGATCTGCAGGCTGAGGATCGCCTTCTGCGTCTTGTGCTGCTCGGCCAGCGTGGCGACCTGGGCGCGCTGGATGCCGAGCTGCGCCGTCGCCTCCCGCAGCTTGCCGAGGCCGCCGGACAGCTTGTCCACCGCCGTCTTGATGTAGTCGGGATAGGCGTCGACATCCATTCTGGAGGTGTCGACCGCCGCCAGCATGTAGATGCCTTCCAGCATCTCCCGCATCATCGGGTCGTTGGCCTGCACGCCATAGGGAATGCTGGTCGACTCCGCCGGCCGGCCGCTGACGCGCGGCGACGCCGCGCCGCCCGGCTGCTGCGCCGTGGTGCCGGTGTAGAGGCCGCCCTCGAAGGTGTCGGTCAGCGGGGCAGGGGCCGGCGTCGCCGGGTCGCGCACGGCGAACAGGTCGTCGAGCCGGGCGATGACCGCCGCGGTCTCCGCCGCCGTCTTCGGCATCTCGGTACCGCCGGTGGCGGACTGGATGGCATCCTGAATGATCTCCATCGGCGAGCGCAGGCCCGACTTGTCGCCGTCGACATTGCGCATCGGCGGCTGGTCCAGCGCCGTGCCGGCGAACAGATAGCTGTTGCCGGACGCGGCGTTCAGCAGCCCGACCACCTGATCCAGCACGCCGCGCGCGCGGATCTGCAACGACGTTCCGGTCGGCGACTGCTGCCCCAGCCCGGTGGAGGCGGCGGCCAGCAGGTCGGTGCCAGACGCGATGATGCTGGTCATCGCGCTGTCCATCGTCTTCATCCGGCCGTCGAGCAGGTCGGTGGTCTTCACATACTCGTCGGTGCGATCGAACAGATTGCGCAGCGCGATGTCGCGGCCGGTGCTGGCGCCGATGGTCGCCGCGACGTCGGCATGGAGGCCGGTCGACACCTCCTCGTTCGCGCGGGTCAGCTCCATCTGCTGCCGGGTCATGGTGCTTTGCAGCTTCCGGCTCATCCCCAGCGTGGACAGGGCGTTGTACAGCATCGGCTTACCCCTTGATCTGCAACAGGATGTCGATCATGCGGCCGGCGACCTGCACCACCTGGGCACTGGCGCCATAGCTCTGCTCGATCAGCAGCAGCTTCTGCATCTCATCGTCGATGTTGACGCCGTCGCGGTTGATGCGAGCGGTCTCCAGCGTGTCGGCGCTGATCTTGCGCGCGTTCATCTCCGACTCCGCGCCGGTGCGGTAGCCCTGCTGGGCCGACACCATCGCGGTGGCGTAGCTGCCGAGCGTCGCCGAGGCCGGCATGTCGGTGGCGGCGAAGCTGCGGGTATCGGTGAAAACCGTCAGGAACTTGTCGATCTGCGTCTGGTCGCCGGGCTGGAGCGGACCCGCCGCCTGCACGCCGCTCTGCATCCGCCAGCTTTCCGTCCGCACCACGTCGTTGACCGCGATACGCGAGGCCAGACCGGCGGTGGCGCCATAGGCCGCGCCGGCATCGGTGAACAGGCCGGGCTGGGTCGGGTCGGCCTCCGCCCCCTGGAAGGCCTGGACGATGCCGGCGGCCAGTTCGTCCAGCTGCGCCATCGCGCGCGGCATGTCCTGCTTGATGGTCTGGACATAGCCCATGATGCGGCCGCTCTGGATCTCGCTGTCCGGCTTGGCCGACAGGGCGACGCCGTTCGCCATCACCTCGTCCCCCAGCAGCGTCAGCGGCTGCTCGCCGGGCGCCAGCGGGTGGTCGAGCAGGGTCTGGCCGTTGCGGGTCATCACCACCGTCTGGCCGTCCTCGCGGCTGTAGGTGCGGATGCCGATCTCCTGCGAGACCTGATCGAGCAGGCGGTCGCGCTCGTCGCGCAGGTCGCCGGCATCGCCGCCGCGCGTCTCCAGCGTCGCGATCCTGCCGTTCAGGTCGCTGATGCGTTGAAGCGAGGTGTTGACCGCATCGACGGAGGTCTGGAGGCGGTCGCGGGCATCGTCCTGCACGGTCTGCGCCGCCTCGGCGGCCCGGTTCAGCCCGCCGGCCAGCGCCGTCGCCTGCGACACCACGGCGTTGCGGGCCGCATCGTCGTTGGGCATGTCGTGCAGGCGGGAAAAGGCCTGCTGCAGCTTCGACAGCTGGGTCGAGACCGATTTCTC
Coding sequences within:
- a CDS encoding flagellin; amino-acid sequence: MLYNALSTLGMSRKLQSTMTRQQMELTRANEEVSTGLHADVAATIGASTGRDIALRNLFDRTDEYVKTTDLLDGRMKTMDSAMTSIIASGTDLLAAASTGLGQQSPTGTSLQIRARGVLDQVVGLLNAASGNSYLFAGTALDQPPMRNVDGDKSGLRSPMEIIQDAIQSATGGTEMPKTAAETAAVIARLDDLFAVRDPATPAPAPLTDTFEGGLYTGTTAQQPGGAASPRVSGRPAESTSIPYGVQANDPMMREMLEGIYMLAAVDTSRMDVDAYPDYIKTAVDKLSGGLGKLREATAQLGIQRAQVATLAEQHKTQKAILSLQIDNLEGVDPYEASTRITQLEAQIDATSSATARIAKLHLTNYL
- the flgK gene encoding flagellar hook-associated protein FlgK, producing MSVQLALTSALSGLRTTQQQAAMVSHNLANATTAGYVRRDLDLSAVTTAGRGAGVRVDAVARKVDELLIRDARFETSRYSGQEARASALADYALVLGQPQDEKSVSTQLSKLQQAFSRLHDMPNDDAARNAVVSQATALAGGLNRAAEAAQTVQDDARDRLQTSVDAVNTSLQRISDLNGRIATLETRGGDAGDLRDERDRLLDQVSQEIGIRTYSREDGQTVVMTRNGQTLLDHPLAPGEQPLTLLGDEVMANGVALSAKPDSEIQSGRIMGYVQTIKQDMPRAMAQLDELAAGIVQAFQGAEADPTQPGLFTDAGAAYGATAGLASRIAVNDVVRTESWRMQSGVQAAGPLQPGDQTQIDKFLTVFTDTRSFAATDMPASATLGSYATAMVSAQQGYRTGAESEMNARKISADTLETARINRDGVNIDDEMQKLLLIEQSYGASAQVVQVAGRMIDILLQIKG